A window of Ipomoea triloba cultivar NCNSP0323 chromosome 2, ASM357664v1 contains these coding sequences:
- the LOC116011041 gene encoding uncharacterized protein LOC116011041 isoform X8, which translates to MAGERVLEYRARDDDAWYSVHVAVKGGTLTIQFQGLQETDELVASNFESEEDIDGVVRRFRQVSPQLQDNECGRVTEGSVVCAACHDSYRDDMRYYDALVEAVHRKKHSLVNGQEECLCIFVLSWTHGPKKGLLTTAGVASICTIKDDCQVDQQIASFSKLAKDKLQVSARKSTAIPRNKVSALKGSVLAKGGSHLSIYQKDIQNGRKLDDGTMSNHDANQDQDKDLGGEALNSHFILIGNLERNLSPSSIREFIYRHTFISPQAYMLPSPSTTFAPFARAVIMLDCKKQHEKVYQFLDNPDHFVVSMRGRPWVVTESVSKHGMHRTSLGSVVRKFQEKHGDIYLDNELMVVRSGTEAYKCAQQLRDLFMELHNHEQQLYRRFVEEETRILQPLVSNEVST; encoded by the exons ATGGCGGGGGAGCGAGTGTTGGAGTACCGGGCGAGGGACGACGACGCTTGGTACAGCGTGCACGTGGCGGTGAAAGGCGGCACCCTGACGATCCAGTTCCAGGGCCTGCAAGAGACCGACGAGCTCGTGGCTTCAAATTTCGAGTCCGAGGAGGATATCGACGGCGTCGTGCGGAGGTTCCGGCAGGTTTCGCCGCAGCTCCAGGACAACGAGTGCGGCAGAGTCACGGAAGGCTCCGTCGTTTGCGCGGCATGCCACGACTCCTACAGGGATGACATGCGCTACTACGATGCCCTCGTTGAAGCA GTGCACCGCAAAAAGCATTCATTAGTCAATGGACAAGAGGAATGTTTATGCATATTTGTACTATCCTGGACTCATGGTCCTAAAAAGGGTCTTTTAACCACTGCTGGTGTTGCTAGCATATGTACTATAAAGGATGATTGCCAGGTTGATCAACAAATTGCTTCCTTCTCAAAATTGGCAAAAGATAAGCTTCAAGTTTCTGCTCGCAAATCTACTGCTATTCCTAGGAATAAAGTATCAGCACTCAAAGGATCAGTGCTTGCTAAAGGAGGGAGTCACCTGTCCATTTATCAGAAG GACATTCAGAACGGCAGGAAGTTAGATGATG GAACTATGAGCAACCATGATGCTAATCAGGATCAAGATAAAGATCTTGGTGGTGAAGCTTTAAATAGCCATTTCATATTAATTGGAAACTTGGAGAGAAACTTATCTCCCTCATCAATAAGGGAGTTTATATATAGGCATACATTTATTTCACCACAAGCATATATGCTTCCAAGCCCGTCAACAACCTTTGCACCCTTTGCAAGAGCTGTTATCATGCTGGACTGCAAGAAGCAGCATGAGAAGGTGTACCAATTTCTCGACAATCCTGATCACTTCGTTGTGTCTATGAGGGGAAG GCCATGGGTTGTAACTGAAAGTGTTTCAAAGCATGGAATGCATCGGACCTCACTCGGGAGTGTAGTCCGCAAATTTCAG GAAAAACACGGGGACATTTACCTTGATAATGAACTAATGGTGGTCCGATCAGGAACTGAAGCTTACAAATGCGCCCAACAGTTAAGGGATTTGTTTATGGAGTTGCATAACCATGAGCAGCAACTGTATAGGAGGTTCGTTGAGGAAGAAACAAGGATTTTGCAGCCTCTTGTTTCCAACGAAGTATCTACCTGA
- the LOC116011041 gene encoding uncharacterized protein LOC116011041 isoform X6, with amino-acid sequence MAGERVLEYRARDDDAWYSVHVAVKGGTLTIQFQGLQETDELVASNFESEEDIDGVVRRFRQVSPQLQDNECGRVTEGSVVCAACHDSYRDDMRYYDALVEAVHRKKHSLVNGQEECLCIFVLSWTHGPKKGLLTTAGVASICTIKDDCQVDQQIASFSKLAKDKLQVSARKSTAIPRNKVSALKGSVLAKGGSHLSIYQKDIQNGRKLDDGKDTGTMSNHDANQDQDKDLGGEALNSHFILIGNLERNLSPSSIREFIYRHTFISPQAYMLPSPSTTFAPFARAVIMLDCKKQHEKVYQFLDNPDHFVVSMRGRPWVVTESVSKHGMHRTSLGSVVRKFQEKHGDIYLDNELMVVRSGTEAYKCAQQLRDLFMELHNHEQQLYRRFVEEETRILQPLVSNEVST; translated from the exons ATGGCGGGGGAGCGAGTGTTGGAGTACCGGGCGAGGGACGACGACGCTTGGTACAGCGTGCACGTGGCGGTGAAAGGCGGCACCCTGACGATCCAGTTCCAGGGCCTGCAAGAGACCGACGAGCTCGTGGCTTCAAATTTCGAGTCCGAGGAGGATATCGACGGCGTCGTGCGGAGGTTCCGGCAGGTTTCGCCGCAGCTCCAGGACAACGAGTGCGGCAGAGTCACGGAAGGCTCCGTCGTTTGCGCGGCATGCCACGACTCCTACAGGGATGACATGCGCTACTACGATGCCCTCGTTGAAGCA GTGCACCGCAAAAAGCATTCATTAGTCAATGGACAAGAGGAATGTTTATGCATATTTGTACTATCCTGGACTCATGGTCCTAAAAAGGGTCTTTTAACCACTGCTGGTGTTGCTAGCATATGTACTATAAAGGATGATTGCCAGGTTGATCAACAAATTGCTTCCTTCTCAAAATTGGCAAAAGATAAGCTTCAAGTTTCTGCTCGCAAATCTACTGCTATTCCTAGGAATAAAGTATCAGCACTCAAAGGATCAGTGCTTGCTAAAGGAGGGAGTCACCTGTCCATTTATCAGAAG GACATTCAGAACGGCAGGAAGTTAGATGATGGTAAAG ACACAGGAACTATGAGCAACCATGATGCTAATCAGGATCAAGATAAAGATCTTGGTGGTGAAGCTTTAAATAGCCATTTCATATTAATTGGAAACTTGGAGAGAAACTTATCTCCCTCATCAATAAGGGAGTTTATATATAGGCATACATTTATTTCACCACAAGCATATATGCTTCCAAGCCCGTCAACAACCTTTGCACCCTTTGCAAGAGCTGTTATCATGCTGGACTGCAAGAAGCAGCATGAGAAGGTGTACCAATTTCTCGACAATCCTGATCACTTCGTTGTGTCTATGAGGGGAAG GCCATGGGTTGTAACTGAAAGTGTTTCAAAGCATGGAATGCATCGGACCTCACTCGGGAGTGTAGTCCGCAAATTTCAG GAAAAACACGGGGACATTTACCTTGATAATGAACTAATGGTGGTCCGATCAGGAACTGAAGCTTACAAATGCGCCCAACAGTTAAGGGATTTGTTTATGGAGTTGCATAACCATGAGCAGCAACTGTATAGGAGGTTCGTTGAGGAAGAAACAAGGATTTTGCAGCCTCTTGTTTCCAACGAAGTATCTACCTGA
- the LOC116011041 gene encoding uncharacterized protein LOC116011041 isoform X2: MAGERVLEYRARDDDAWYSVHVAVKGGTLTIQFQGLQETDELVASNFESEEDIDGVVRRFRQVSPQLQDNECGRVTEGSVVCAACHDSYRDDMRYYDALVEAVHRKKHSLVNGQEECLCIFVLSWTHGPKKGLLTTAGVASICTIKDDCQVDQQIASFSKLAKDKLQVSARKSTAIPRNKVSALKGSVLAKGGSHLSIYQKATLSQDIQNGRKLDDGKDTGTMSNHDANQDQDKDLGGEALNSHFILIGNLERNLSPSSIREFIYRHTFISPQAYMLPSPSTTFAPFARAVIMLDCKKQHEKVYQFLDNPDHFVVSMRGRPWVVTESVSKHGMHRTSLGSVVRKFQEKHGDIYLDNELMVVRSGTEAYKCAQQLRDLFMELHNHEQQLYRRFVEEETRILQPLVSNEVST; this comes from the exons ATGGCGGGGGAGCGAGTGTTGGAGTACCGGGCGAGGGACGACGACGCTTGGTACAGCGTGCACGTGGCGGTGAAAGGCGGCACCCTGACGATCCAGTTCCAGGGCCTGCAAGAGACCGACGAGCTCGTGGCTTCAAATTTCGAGTCCGAGGAGGATATCGACGGCGTCGTGCGGAGGTTCCGGCAGGTTTCGCCGCAGCTCCAGGACAACGAGTGCGGCAGAGTCACGGAAGGCTCCGTCGTTTGCGCGGCATGCCACGACTCCTACAGGGATGACATGCGCTACTACGATGCCCTCGTTGAAGCA GTGCACCGCAAAAAGCATTCATTAGTCAATGGACAAGAGGAATGTTTATGCATATTTGTACTATCCTGGACTCATGGTCCTAAAAAGGGTCTTTTAACCACTGCTGGTGTTGCTAGCATATGTACTATAAAGGATGATTGCCAGGTTGATCAACAAATTGCTTCCTTCTCAAAATTGGCAAAAGATAAGCTTCAAGTTTCTGCTCGCAAATCTACTGCTATTCCTAGGAATAAAGTATCAGCACTCAAAGGATCAGTGCTTGCTAAAGGAGGGAGTCACCTGTCCATTTATCAGAAGGCAACTTTATCTCAG GACATTCAGAACGGCAGGAAGTTAGATGATGGTAAAG ACACAGGAACTATGAGCAACCATGATGCTAATCAGGATCAAGATAAAGATCTTGGTGGTGAAGCTTTAAATAGCCATTTCATATTAATTGGAAACTTGGAGAGAAACTTATCTCCCTCATCAATAAGGGAGTTTATATATAGGCATACATTTATTTCACCACAAGCATATATGCTTCCAAGCCCGTCAACAACCTTTGCACCCTTTGCAAGAGCTGTTATCATGCTGGACTGCAAGAAGCAGCATGAGAAGGTGTACCAATTTCTCGACAATCCTGATCACTTCGTTGTGTCTATGAGGGGAAG GCCATGGGTTGTAACTGAAAGTGTTTCAAAGCATGGAATGCATCGGACCTCACTCGGGAGTGTAGTCCGCAAATTTCAG GAAAAACACGGGGACATTTACCTTGATAATGAACTAATGGTGGTCCGATCAGGAACTGAAGCTTACAAATGCGCCCAACAGTTAAGGGATTTGTTTATGGAGTTGCATAACCATGAGCAGCAACTGTATAGGAGGTTCGTTGAGGAAGAAACAAGGATTTTGCAGCCTCTTGTTTCCAACGAAGTATCTACCTGA
- the LOC116011041 gene encoding uncharacterized protein LOC116011041 isoform X1, with amino-acid sequence MAGERVLEYRARDDDAWYSVHVAVKGGTLTIQFQGLQETDELVASNFESEEDIDGVVRRFRQVSPQLQDNECGRVTEGSVVCAACHDSYRDDMRYYDALVEAVHRKKHSLVNGQEECLCIFVLSWTHGPKKGLLTTAGVASICTIKDDCQVDQQIASFSKLAKDKLQVSARKSTAIPRNKVSALKGSVLAKGGSHLSIYQKATLSQDIQNGRKLDDGKGETKNTGTMSNHDANQDQDKDLGGEALNSHFILIGNLERNLSPSSIREFIYRHTFISPQAYMLPSPSTTFAPFARAVIMLDCKKQHEKVYQFLDNPDHFVVSMRGRPWVVTESVSKHGMHRTSLGSVVRKFQEKHGDIYLDNELMVVRSGTEAYKCAQQLRDLFMELHNHEQQLYRRFVEEETRILQPLVSNEVST; translated from the exons ATGGCGGGGGAGCGAGTGTTGGAGTACCGGGCGAGGGACGACGACGCTTGGTACAGCGTGCACGTGGCGGTGAAAGGCGGCACCCTGACGATCCAGTTCCAGGGCCTGCAAGAGACCGACGAGCTCGTGGCTTCAAATTTCGAGTCCGAGGAGGATATCGACGGCGTCGTGCGGAGGTTCCGGCAGGTTTCGCCGCAGCTCCAGGACAACGAGTGCGGCAGAGTCACGGAAGGCTCCGTCGTTTGCGCGGCATGCCACGACTCCTACAGGGATGACATGCGCTACTACGATGCCCTCGTTGAAGCA GTGCACCGCAAAAAGCATTCATTAGTCAATGGACAAGAGGAATGTTTATGCATATTTGTACTATCCTGGACTCATGGTCCTAAAAAGGGTCTTTTAACCACTGCTGGTGTTGCTAGCATATGTACTATAAAGGATGATTGCCAGGTTGATCAACAAATTGCTTCCTTCTCAAAATTGGCAAAAGATAAGCTTCAAGTTTCTGCTCGCAAATCTACTGCTATTCCTAGGAATAAAGTATCAGCACTCAAAGGATCAGTGCTTGCTAAAGGAGGGAGTCACCTGTCCATTTATCAGAAGGCAACTTTATCTCAG GACATTCAGAACGGCAGGAAGTTAGATGATGGTAAAGGTGAAACCAAAA ACACAGGAACTATGAGCAACCATGATGCTAATCAGGATCAAGATAAAGATCTTGGTGGTGAAGCTTTAAATAGCCATTTCATATTAATTGGAAACTTGGAGAGAAACTTATCTCCCTCATCAATAAGGGAGTTTATATATAGGCATACATTTATTTCACCACAAGCATATATGCTTCCAAGCCCGTCAACAACCTTTGCACCCTTTGCAAGAGCTGTTATCATGCTGGACTGCAAGAAGCAGCATGAGAAGGTGTACCAATTTCTCGACAATCCTGATCACTTCGTTGTGTCTATGAGGGGAAG GCCATGGGTTGTAACTGAAAGTGTTTCAAAGCATGGAATGCATCGGACCTCACTCGGGAGTGTAGTCCGCAAATTTCAG GAAAAACACGGGGACATTTACCTTGATAATGAACTAATGGTGGTCCGATCAGGAACTGAAGCTTACAAATGCGCCCAACAGTTAAGGGATTTGTTTATGGAGTTGCATAACCATGAGCAGCAACTGTATAGGAGGTTCGTTGAGGAAGAAACAAGGATTTTGCAGCCTCTTGTTTCCAACGAAGTATCTACCTGA
- the LOC116011041 gene encoding uncharacterized protein LOC116011041 isoform X3, with amino-acid sequence MAGERVLEYRARDDDAWYSVHVAVKGGTLTIQFQGLQETDELVASNFESEEDIDGVVRRFRQVSPQLQDNECGRVTEGSVVCAACHDSYRDDMRYYDALVEAVHRKKHSLVNGQEECLCIFVLSWTHGPKKGLLTTAGVASICTIKDDCQVDQQIASFSKLAKDKLQVSARKSTAIPRNKVSALKGSVLAKGGSHLSIYQKDIQNGRKLDDGKGETKNTGTMSNHDANQDQDKDLGGEALNSHFILIGNLERNLSPSSIREFIYRHTFISPQAYMLPSPSTTFAPFARAVIMLDCKKQHEKVYQFLDNPDHFVVSMRGRPWVVTESVSKHGMHRTSLGSVVRKFQEKHGDIYLDNELMVVRSGTEAYKCAQQLRDLFMELHNHEQQLYRRFVEEETRILQPLVSNEVST; translated from the exons ATGGCGGGGGAGCGAGTGTTGGAGTACCGGGCGAGGGACGACGACGCTTGGTACAGCGTGCACGTGGCGGTGAAAGGCGGCACCCTGACGATCCAGTTCCAGGGCCTGCAAGAGACCGACGAGCTCGTGGCTTCAAATTTCGAGTCCGAGGAGGATATCGACGGCGTCGTGCGGAGGTTCCGGCAGGTTTCGCCGCAGCTCCAGGACAACGAGTGCGGCAGAGTCACGGAAGGCTCCGTCGTTTGCGCGGCATGCCACGACTCCTACAGGGATGACATGCGCTACTACGATGCCCTCGTTGAAGCA GTGCACCGCAAAAAGCATTCATTAGTCAATGGACAAGAGGAATGTTTATGCATATTTGTACTATCCTGGACTCATGGTCCTAAAAAGGGTCTTTTAACCACTGCTGGTGTTGCTAGCATATGTACTATAAAGGATGATTGCCAGGTTGATCAACAAATTGCTTCCTTCTCAAAATTGGCAAAAGATAAGCTTCAAGTTTCTGCTCGCAAATCTACTGCTATTCCTAGGAATAAAGTATCAGCACTCAAAGGATCAGTGCTTGCTAAAGGAGGGAGTCACCTGTCCATTTATCAGAAG GACATTCAGAACGGCAGGAAGTTAGATGATGGTAAAGGTGAAACCAAAA ACACAGGAACTATGAGCAACCATGATGCTAATCAGGATCAAGATAAAGATCTTGGTGGTGAAGCTTTAAATAGCCATTTCATATTAATTGGAAACTTGGAGAGAAACTTATCTCCCTCATCAATAAGGGAGTTTATATATAGGCATACATTTATTTCACCACAAGCATATATGCTTCCAAGCCCGTCAACAACCTTTGCACCCTTTGCAAGAGCTGTTATCATGCTGGACTGCAAGAAGCAGCATGAGAAGGTGTACCAATTTCTCGACAATCCTGATCACTTCGTTGTGTCTATGAGGGGAAG GCCATGGGTTGTAACTGAAAGTGTTTCAAAGCATGGAATGCATCGGACCTCACTCGGGAGTGTAGTCCGCAAATTTCAG GAAAAACACGGGGACATTTACCTTGATAATGAACTAATGGTGGTCCGATCAGGAACTGAAGCTTACAAATGCGCCCAACAGTTAAGGGATTTGTTTATGGAGTTGCATAACCATGAGCAGCAACTGTATAGGAGGTTCGTTGAGGAAGAAACAAGGATTTTGCAGCCTCTTGTTTCCAACGAAGTATCTACCTGA
- the LOC116011041 gene encoding uncharacterized protein LOC116011041 isoform X5, with protein sequence MAGERVLEYRARDDDAWYSVHVAVKGGTLTIQFQGLQETDELVASNFESEEDIDGVVRRFRQVSPQLQDNECGRVTEGSVVCAACHDSYRDDMRYYDALVEAVHRKKHSLVNGQEECLCIFVLSWTHGPKKGLLTTAGVASICTIKDDCQVDQQIASFSKLAKDKLQVSARKSTAIPRNKVSALKGSVLAKGGSHLSIYQKATLSQDIQNGRKLDDGTMSNHDANQDQDKDLGGEALNSHFILIGNLERNLSPSSIREFIYRHTFISPQAYMLPSPSTTFAPFARAVIMLDCKKQHEKVYQFLDNPDHFVVSMRGRPWVVTESVSKHGMHRTSLGSVVRKFQEKHGDIYLDNELMVVRSGTEAYKCAQQLRDLFMELHNHEQQLYRRFVEEETRILQPLVSNEVST encoded by the exons ATGGCGGGGGAGCGAGTGTTGGAGTACCGGGCGAGGGACGACGACGCTTGGTACAGCGTGCACGTGGCGGTGAAAGGCGGCACCCTGACGATCCAGTTCCAGGGCCTGCAAGAGACCGACGAGCTCGTGGCTTCAAATTTCGAGTCCGAGGAGGATATCGACGGCGTCGTGCGGAGGTTCCGGCAGGTTTCGCCGCAGCTCCAGGACAACGAGTGCGGCAGAGTCACGGAAGGCTCCGTCGTTTGCGCGGCATGCCACGACTCCTACAGGGATGACATGCGCTACTACGATGCCCTCGTTGAAGCA GTGCACCGCAAAAAGCATTCATTAGTCAATGGACAAGAGGAATGTTTATGCATATTTGTACTATCCTGGACTCATGGTCCTAAAAAGGGTCTTTTAACCACTGCTGGTGTTGCTAGCATATGTACTATAAAGGATGATTGCCAGGTTGATCAACAAATTGCTTCCTTCTCAAAATTGGCAAAAGATAAGCTTCAAGTTTCTGCTCGCAAATCTACTGCTATTCCTAGGAATAAAGTATCAGCACTCAAAGGATCAGTGCTTGCTAAAGGAGGGAGTCACCTGTCCATTTATCAGAAGGCAACTTTATCTCAG GACATTCAGAACGGCAGGAAGTTAGATGATG GAACTATGAGCAACCATGATGCTAATCAGGATCAAGATAAAGATCTTGGTGGTGAAGCTTTAAATAGCCATTTCATATTAATTGGAAACTTGGAGAGAAACTTATCTCCCTCATCAATAAGGGAGTTTATATATAGGCATACATTTATTTCACCACAAGCATATATGCTTCCAAGCCCGTCAACAACCTTTGCACCCTTTGCAAGAGCTGTTATCATGCTGGACTGCAAGAAGCAGCATGAGAAGGTGTACCAATTTCTCGACAATCCTGATCACTTCGTTGTGTCTATGAGGGGAAG GCCATGGGTTGTAACTGAAAGTGTTTCAAAGCATGGAATGCATCGGACCTCACTCGGGAGTGTAGTCCGCAAATTTCAG GAAAAACACGGGGACATTTACCTTGATAATGAACTAATGGTGGTCCGATCAGGAACTGAAGCTTACAAATGCGCCCAACAGTTAAGGGATTTGTTTATGGAGTTGCATAACCATGAGCAGCAACTGTATAGGAGGTTCGTTGAGGAAGAAACAAGGATTTTGCAGCCTCTTGTTTCCAACGAAGTATCTACCTGA
- the LOC116011041 gene encoding uncharacterized protein LOC116011041 isoform X4, whose amino-acid sequence MAGERVLEYRARDDDAWYSVHVAVKGGTLTIQFQGLQETDELVASNFESEEDIDGVVRRFRQVSPQLQDNECGRVTEGSVVCAACHDSYRDDMRYYDALVEAVHRKKHSLVNGQEECLCIFVLSWTHGPKKGLLTTAGVASICTIKDDCQVDQQIASFSKLAKDKLQVSARKSTAIPRNKVSALKGSVLAKGGSHLSIYQKATLSQDIQNGRKLDDGKGTMSNHDANQDQDKDLGGEALNSHFILIGNLERNLSPSSIREFIYRHTFISPQAYMLPSPSTTFAPFARAVIMLDCKKQHEKVYQFLDNPDHFVVSMRGRPWVVTESVSKHGMHRTSLGSVVRKFQEKHGDIYLDNELMVVRSGTEAYKCAQQLRDLFMELHNHEQQLYRRFVEEETRILQPLVSNEVST is encoded by the exons ATGGCGGGGGAGCGAGTGTTGGAGTACCGGGCGAGGGACGACGACGCTTGGTACAGCGTGCACGTGGCGGTGAAAGGCGGCACCCTGACGATCCAGTTCCAGGGCCTGCAAGAGACCGACGAGCTCGTGGCTTCAAATTTCGAGTCCGAGGAGGATATCGACGGCGTCGTGCGGAGGTTCCGGCAGGTTTCGCCGCAGCTCCAGGACAACGAGTGCGGCAGAGTCACGGAAGGCTCCGTCGTTTGCGCGGCATGCCACGACTCCTACAGGGATGACATGCGCTACTACGATGCCCTCGTTGAAGCA GTGCACCGCAAAAAGCATTCATTAGTCAATGGACAAGAGGAATGTTTATGCATATTTGTACTATCCTGGACTCATGGTCCTAAAAAGGGTCTTTTAACCACTGCTGGTGTTGCTAGCATATGTACTATAAAGGATGATTGCCAGGTTGATCAACAAATTGCTTCCTTCTCAAAATTGGCAAAAGATAAGCTTCAAGTTTCTGCTCGCAAATCTACTGCTATTCCTAGGAATAAAGTATCAGCACTCAAAGGATCAGTGCTTGCTAAAGGAGGGAGTCACCTGTCCATTTATCAGAAGGCAACTTTATCTCAG GACATTCAGAACGGCAGGAAGTTAGATGATGGTAAAG GAACTATGAGCAACCATGATGCTAATCAGGATCAAGATAAAGATCTTGGTGGTGAAGCTTTAAATAGCCATTTCATATTAATTGGAAACTTGGAGAGAAACTTATCTCCCTCATCAATAAGGGAGTTTATATATAGGCATACATTTATTTCACCACAAGCATATATGCTTCCAAGCCCGTCAACAACCTTTGCACCCTTTGCAAGAGCTGTTATCATGCTGGACTGCAAGAAGCAGCATGAGAAGGTGTACCAATTTCTCGACAATCCTGATCACTTCGTTGTGTCTATGAGGGGAAG GCCATGGGTTGTAACTGAAAGTGTTTCAAAGCATGGAATGCATCGGACCTCACTCGGGAGTGTAGTCCGCAAATTTCAG GAAAAACACGGGGACATTTACCTTGATAATGAACTAATGGTGGTCCGATCAGGAACTGAAGCTTACAAATGCGCCCAACAGTTAAGGGATTTGTTTATGGAGTTGCATAACCATGAGCAGCAACTGTATAGGAGGTTCGTTGAGGAAGAAACAAGGATTTTGCAGCCTCTTGTTTCCAACGAAGTATCTACCTGA
- the LOC116011041 gene encoding uncharacterized protein LOC116011041 isoform X7 produces the protein MAGERVLEYRARDDDAWYSVHVAVKGGTLTIQFQGLQETDELVASNFESEEDIDGVVRRFRQVSPQLQDNECGRVTEGSVVCAACHDSYRDDMRYYDALVEAVHRKKHSLVNGQEECLCIFVLSWTHGPKKGLLTTAGVASICTIKDDCQVDQQIASFSKLAKDKLQVSARKSTAIPRNKVSALKGSVLAKGGSHLSIYQKDIQNGRKLDDGKGTMSNHDANQDQDKDLGGEALNSHFILIGNLERNLSPSSIREFIYRHTFISPQAYMLPSPSTTFAPFARAVIMLDCKKQHEKVYQFLDNPDHFVVSMRGRPWVVTESVSKHGMHRTSLGSVVRKFQEKHGDIYLDNELMVVRSGTEAYKCAQQLRDLFMELHNHEQQLYRRFVEEETRILQPLVSNEVST, from the exons ATGGCGGGGGAGCGAGTGTTGGAGTACCGGGCGAGGGACGACGACGCTTGGTACAGCGTGCACGTGGCGGTGAAAGGCGGCACCCTGACGATCCAGTTCCAGGGCCTGCAAGAGACCGACGAGCTCGTGGCTTCAAATTTCGAGTCCGAGGAGGATATCGACGGCGTCGTGCGGAGGTTCCGGCAGGTTTCGCCGCAGCTCCAGGACAACGAGTGCGGCAGAGTCACGGAAGGCTCCGTCGTTTGCGCGGCATGCCACGACTCCTACAGGGATGACATGCGCTACTACGATGCCCTCGTTGAAGCA GTGCACCGCAAAAAGCATTCATTAGTCAATGGACAAGAGGAATGTTTATGCATATTTGTACTATCCTGGACTCATGGTCCTAAAAAGGGTCTTTTAACCACTGCTGGTGTTGCTAGCATATGTACTATAAAGGATGATTGCCAGGTTGATCAACAAATTGCTTCCTTCTCAAAATTGGCAAAAGATAAGCTTCAAGTTTCTGCTCGCAAATCTACTGCTATTCCTAGGAATAAAGTATCAGCACTCAAAGGATCAGTGCTTGCTAAAGGAGGGAGTCACCTGTCCATTTATCAGAAG GACATTCAGAACGGCAGGAAGTTAGATGATGGTAAAG GAACTATGAGCAACCATGATGCTAATCAGGATCAAGATAAAGATCTTGGTGGTGAAGCTTTAAATAGCCATTTCATATTAATTGGAAACTTGGAGAGAAACTTATCTCCCTCATCAATAAGGGAGTTTATATATAGGCATACATTTATTTCACCACAAGCATATATGCTTCCAAGCCCGTCAACAACCTTTGCACCCTTTGCAAGAGCTGTTATCATGCTGGACTGCAAGAAGCAGCATGAGAAGGTGTACCAATTTCTCGACAATCCTGATCACTTCGTTGTGTCTATGAGGGGAAG GCCATGGGTTGTAACTGAAAGTGTTTCAAAGCATGGAATGCATCGGACCTCACTCGGGAGTGTAGTCCGCAAATTTCAG GAAAAACACGGGGACATTTACCTTGATAATGAACTAATGGTGGTCCGATCAGGAACTGAAGCTTACAAATGCGCCCAACAGTTAAGGGATTTGTTTATGGAGTTGCATAACCATGAGCAGCAACTGTATAGGAGGTTCGTTGAGGAAGAAACAAGGATTTTGCAGCCTCTTGTTTCCAACGAAGTATCTACCTGA